In the genome of Fulvivirga maritima, one region contains:
- a CDS encoding IS1380 family transposase, with protein MVTQNIGSLPIEYSSKPVTPFGGMSLMKRFIDQVGIREKLAELALPSPGSNRGYDPKQIVESFWLSIWTGASRYIHCDWLRYDTVLQSIFGWDGMPSQSTYSRFFGKFSQSLNNEVFPELQQWFFDQLRLGALTIDFDSTVITRYGDQQGSSKGYNPNKRGRNSHHPLMAFVSQTRMVANAWLRPGNTAASSSCREFMEETFKHALAGQKVGLVRADSGFYNEEIMSYLDEELLNYIMAVRMYPNVKSEVWGLKDWVKLAKGIELNEMVFSHENGKPRRYIIVKKQVDIRPHAGGKELFEDQPGYRYSCYVTNMDLPLDQIWNMYNTRADCENRIKELKQDFGLENFCLQDFWATEASFRFIMVAYKLMSLFRHFALNHHRKATLSTLRSYCFALGAWTANHANKKVLKISLPSKRRPWMEGIFLNISSTSPPFDYSNE; from the coding sequence ATGGTTACTCAAAATATAGGGTCTTTACCCATTGAATATTCCTCCAAGCCAGTGACACCCTTTGGAGGGATGAGTTTAATGAAACGATTTATCGATCAGGTAGGGATACGAGAAAAATTAGCCGAACTGGCACTTCCATCTCCTGGTTCTAACCGAGGGTATGACCCCAAGCAAATCGTAGAGAGTTTTTGGCTGAGTATCTGGACAGGGGCTAGTAGATACATCCATTGTGACTGGTTGAGATATGATACTGTTTTACAGTCAATTTTTGGATGGGATGGTATGCCTAGCCAAAGTACCTACAGTCGTTTTTTTGGAAAATTCTCTCAATCCCTAAACAACGAAGTATTTCCAGAGCTTCAACAATGGTTCTTTGACCAGCTCCGTTTAGGAGCACTCACCATTGATTTTGATAGTACTGTGATCACTCGATATGGAGATCAACAAGGGAGTAGTAAAGGTTATAACCCCAACAAAAGAGGGAGAAATTCACATCACCCCTTGATGGCCTTTGTGAGTCAAACCAGAATGGTGGCCAATGCATGGCTCAGGCCAGGCAACACAGCGGCCAGTAGTAGTTGCAGGGAGTTCATGGAAGAAACCTTTAAGCACGCCTTGGCAGGACAAAAAGTAGGTCTGGTAAGGGCCGATAGTGGTTTTTACAACGAAGAAATCATGTCATATCTAGATGAAGAACTCCTCAATTACATTATGGCTGTACGCATGTACCCCAATGTAAAAAGCGAAGTTTGGGGGCTTAAAGATTGGGTCAAACTGGCAAAGGGAATAGAGCTGAACGAGATGGTTTTCAGTCATGAAAACGGTAAGCCAAGACGATACATTATTGTAAAAAAGCAAGTTGACATCAGGCCACATGCAGGAGGCAAGGAACTTTTTGAAGATCAGCCTGGCTATCGATATAGTTGCTATGTGACCAATATGGATTTACCTCTGGATCAGATTTGGAACATGTACAACACCCGCGCCGATTGTGAGAACAGAATTAAGGAATTGAAACAAGATTTTGGGCTTGAAAATTTTTGTTTACAAGATTTTTGGGCAACAGAAGCCTCCTTTCGCTTTATCATGGTGGCTTACAAGTTGATGAGTTTATTCAGGCATTTTGCGTTGAACCATCATCGAAAAGCAACCCTATCAACCCTCAGATCCTATTGCTTTGCATTAGGAGCCTGGACAGCAAACCATGCTAATAAAAAGGTTTTAAAAATCTCATTACCCTCCAAAAGAAGACCCTGGATGGAGGGAATATTCTTGAACATATCGTCTACTAGTCCTCCTTTTGATTATTCTAATGAATAA
- the istB gene encoding IS21-like element helper ATPase IstB, whose product MNNNQTIEKLKSMRLSAMAELHRQQLSSNAYQKCTPDEYLALLTESEWEDRQNKKITRLMKKATFKQQADMDEIIFSENRNLDKNMFNRLSSLQFIKQSENIIITGASGVGKSFMSQAIGRQACLMGYSTIYQVTARLFNKMKLAKVDGTYIKELKRITSAKLLILDDFGLQSMDNIAREVLMDIIDDRHGKTSTIISSQIPVSAWYDIIGEGTIADAILDRLVNSSHRIDLKGESLRKGMLKH is encoded by the coding sequence ATGAACAATAATCAAACAATAGAAAAATTAAAATCCATGAGGCTGTCTGCGATGGCTGAACTGCACAGGCAACAACTCAGTAGCAATGCTTATCAAAAATGCACCCCAGATGAATATCTGGCCTTACTCACTGAAAGTGAATGGGAAGACAGGCAGAATAAGAAGATTACACGGCTGATGAAAAAAGCCACCTTCAAGCAGCAGGCAGACATGGATGAAATAATTTTCTCTGAAAATAGGAATCTGGATAAAAACATGTTCAACAGGTTGTCCTCCTTACAGTTCATCAAGCAAAGTGAGAACATCATTATTACAGGTGCTTCAGGAGTTGGCAAAAGCTTTATGAGTCAGGCCATAGGCAGACAAGCTTGTCTGATGGGCTATAGCACCATCTATCAGGTAACAGCTCGCCTGTTCAACAAAATGAAACTTGCCAAAGTAGATGGCACCTATATCAAAGAACTTAAACGAATTACCTCTGCCAAACTATTAATACTAGATGATTTTGGTTTACAAAGCATGGACAATATTGCAAGAGAAGTACTTATGGATATTATCGATGATCGTCATGGAAAAACTTCAACTATAATCTCCTCTCAAATACCAGTATCAGCCTGGTATGATATTATTGGTGAAGGCACTATTGCTGATGCCATATTAGACAGGCTCGTTAACTCTTCTCATAGAATAGATCTCAAAGGAGAATCTTTGAGAAAAGGTATGTTGAAACATTAA
- the istA gene encoding IS21 family transposase, whose product MDLKQIINLHLRGLSNRQIALTLGVNRNTVNHYLRSLQSSGQPMEALLQLDTDALEELFSSKTTINNDRYAVLMRFFETMHPQRHHPGFTLQYHYQLYAEQTQDSYSYTQFTTHYQRKYKQAKGSMKLEHKAGKELYVDFAGKKLEVVDPSTGEVSQVEVFVATLPFSQYTYVEACKSQKREDFIQCLNNALRFFGGVPVAIVSDNLKSAVTRSSKYEAVINKTFKDFAHHYGCAINPTRSYAPQDKALVENAVQLAYQRIYYPMRKMTFFSIEALNEEIQHHLKGYNNVLFQRKEASRKELFQSVESSLLKSLPQTTYQVKEYARAKVQKMGYVYFSADKTYYSVPYRYIGSQTQIQYTSKHVEVYYKSQRIALHNRVMSKGAYITNKNHLSSTHRAYSQWSPKYFSDQGGKIGVNVKLFMTGLFLQGDYPEINYKRAMGILMLAKNYGHERVDKACLRAVHHDTYSYQRLKNILSNNMDEHEIEQENHQSHIPSHKNIRGANHYQ is encoded by the coding sequence ATGGACTTAAAACAAATTATCAATCTTCATTTGAGAGGATTGAGCAATCGGCAAATTGCTTTGACCCTGGGTGTGAATAGAAACACTGTTAACCATTATTTGCGATCACTTCAGTCAAGCGGCCAGCCCATGGAAGCATTGCTCCAGTTGGATACTGATGCCTTAGAAGAACTGTTTTCGTCTAAGACAACCATAAACAATGATCGTTATGCGGTTTTAATGCGTTTTTTTGAGACCATGCACCCACAGCGTCATCACCCAGGCTTTACCCTTCAGTACCACTACCAGTTGTATGCTGAGCAAACTCAGGATAGTTATAGTTACACCCAGTTTACCACCCATTATCAGCGTAAGTACAAACAGGCCAAAGGTTCTATGAAGTTAGAGCACAAGGCAGGAAAAGAGCTCTATGTTGATTTTGCAGGTAAGAAATTAGAAGTAGTAGATCCATCTACTGGAGAAGTAAGCCAGGTAGAAGTTTTTGTGGCTACACTTCCTTTTAGTCAGTATACTTATGTGGAAGCCTGTAAAAGTCAAAAAAGGGAGGACTTTATTCAATGCCTCAATAATGCACTCCGCTTCTTTGGAGGAGTACCTGTAGCCATCGTGTCAGACAACCTTAAATCGGCAGTTACCCGATCCAGTAAGTATGAGGCGGTTATTAATAAAACTTTCAAAGACTTTGCTCATCACTATGGGTGTGCCATAAACCCTACACGTAGTTATGCCCCACAAGATAAAGCACTGGTAGAAAATGCTGTTCAGCTGGCCTATCAGCGCATTTATTACCCTATGCGTAAAATGACTTTCTTCTCTATTGAAGCGCTTAATGAAGAGATCCAACATCATCTTAAGGGTTATAATAATGTACTTTTTCAAAGAAAAGAAGCTTCCAGAAAAGAGCTGTTCCAATCTGTAGAATCATCCCTTCTAAAAAGCTTACCTCAAACTACTTATCAGGTTAAAGAATACGCCAGAGCCAAGGTACAGAAGATGGGATATGTATACTTCTCGGCTGACAAGACTTATTATAGCGTTCCCTATCGCTACATTGGCTCTCAAACTCAGATACAGTATACCTCCAAACATGTTGAAGTATACTACAAAAGCCAACGCATTGCTCTGCATAATAGAGTGATGAGTAAGGGGGCTTATATTACTAATAAGAATCACCTCTCCAGTACACACCGTGCTTATAGCCAATGGAGTCCCAAGTACTTTTCTGATCAGGGAGGTAAAATAGGTGTAAATGTAAAGCTGTTTATGACAGGTTTATTCCTGCAGGGGGACTATCCTGAGATTAACTACAAAAGAGCTATGGGCATTTTAATGCTGGCCAAAAACTATGGGCATGAGCGTGTAGATAAAGCCTGCCTAAGGGCTGTTCATCATGACACTTACAGCTATCAAAGGCTCAAAAATATACTCAGTAATAATATGGACGAGCATGAAATAGAACAAGAAAACCATCAATCACATATCCCTTCTCACAAAAACATCAGAGGGGCTAACCATTACCAGTAA
- a CDS encoding YbjP/YqhG family protein has product MGINKKLRLLILFFFIQASISCTQHAKKEKNAIGDISTVNIETQKTELENNNDEIKLINFIRDFYASYLTDLNNSTNTCDFDKYLSEDFSKHLGDLDYNGIIHAQDYEKFDINTLNVSKTSKNNVYKVVFINMGHETIVYIKIKLINKDYKITNIARDFNQAVDIIESELRSDEYDFYKLIYHIKGTEATDPGIMYEIENIDDKTALYRNFSVLRYLEYSCIKQQEKGILKLFYNESLSVDYDEYTGDLSKPLITIYLKDEEYYAVSPLIEDGKEIRLEESDF; this is encoded by the coding sequence ATGGGAATAAATAAAAAATTAAGACTTTTAATCCTTTTCTTTTTTATTCAAGCAAGTATTTCGTGTACACAACATGCTAAAAAAGAAAAGAATGCTATAGGTGATATTTCAACAGTTAACATTGAAACGCAAAAAACAGAGTTAGAAAATAATAATGATGAAATCAAATTAATCAATTTTATCAGAGATTTTTATGCTTCCTATCTTACTGACTTAAATAATAGCACAAACACATGTGATTTCGATAAATATCTATCTGAAGATTTTAGTAAACATTTGGGTGACTTAGATTATAATGGGATAATACATGCTCAAGACTACGAGAAATTCGATATAAACACTTTAAATGTTTCAAAAACATCTAAAAACAACGTATATAAAGTCGTTTTTATAAATATGGGTCATGAAACGATTGTGTATATAAAGATTAAGTTAATTAATAAAGATTACAAAATAACTAATATCGCAAGAGACTTCAATCAGGCGGTTGACATAATTGAATCTGAATTAAGATCAGATGAGTATGATTTTTATAAGTTAATATATCATATAAAAGGCACAGAAGCAACGGATCCTGGAATCATGTATGAAATAGAAAATATTGACGACAAAACCGCGCTTTACAGAAATTTTTCAGTCCTTAGATATTTAGAATACTCTTGTATTAAGCAACAAGAAAAAGGCATTTTAAAACTATTTTATAATGAATCACTTTCTGTAGATTACGATGAGTATACAGGAGATTTAAGCAAACCGTTAATAACAATCTATCTAAAAGACGAGGAATATTATGCCGTCAGTCCCCTCATAGAAGATGGTAAAGAGATTAGGCTAGAAGAATCAGATTTTTAA